Genomic DNA from Pseudomonas sp. CCC3.1:
ACTGGCACACACTCAGCAAGCGTCGATCCGAGGTGTCAGGCAGTGGCACCTTGAGCACGGTGCGACGGGCGCGCTGTAGCTCCAGCAACGTCAAGCTCAGCAACGCTTGGCGGTAAACCGCTTGCTCGTCGGTTTGCTCCACCAGGTTAATAATCAGCTCACGCAACAAGCGCCCGACCTCCAGCACCTGCACCGTACTGTCCAGCGTGCTGGCCGTGGTCTGCGGCAAATAGAGGTTGCGCATTTGCAAGTCCGACACCACACGAATCCCATGCGGCACGCCCGGTGGCAGCCACACCGCCCGTTGCGGTGGCACGGCCAGGGCTTCATTCGGGGTGTCGACCCACATCACCCCGCTCACCGCGTACAACAACTGGCCCCACTCATGCTGATGCGGCTCAATGTACAAACCACGCGGGTAGGTTCGCGCCAAGGGTTGCACCGGCACGGCGGAGTCAGACAGATCAGGCGGGGCGGCAAGGGCCATGGGCAGTCCGCGTGAGAAAAGTGAGTGCTTATGTTACCTGAGCTTGTTTACACCAAAAGTGTCCCCACCTGACAAAACTGTCATCTTTCCTTCAGTTGCCTGACAGTCCCTGTCGTTCAGGCTTGGTTATTTTCTTTAAGAGGTCATTCATGAAAAGCCCGTTACGCGTTCTGGCGCTCTCTACCCTCCTGCTTTCCTGTTTCGCCAACGCGGCGGAACAACTGACCATGGACGTGCACCGCGATGCCAACTGTGGCTGCTGCAAAGCCTGGATCTCACACCTGCAAGCCAATGGCATCAAGGTGAACGACCATGTCGAAGACGACATGAGCAGCGTCAAACGCCAGCTCGGTGTTGC
This window encodes:
- a CDS encoding helix-turn-helix transcriptional regulator — its product is MALAAPPDLSDSAVPVQPLARTYPRGLYIEPHQHEWGQLLYAVSGVMWVDTPNEALAVPPQRAVWLPPGVPHGIRVVSDLQMRNLYLPQTTASTLDSTVQVLEVGRLLRELIINLVEQTDEQAVYRQALLSLTLLELQRARRTVLKVPLPDTSDRRLLSVCQSVMANPTLDIAFEQHAENAGASVRTLARLFQGALGMGFARWRRQVQLATSAAELIQGVSVSQIARSLGYSPSSFSDMFRRELGVSPSLYGQAQAPGAAL